A portion of the Lysinibacillus timonensis genome contains these proteins:
- a CDS encoding EAL domain-containing protein, whose protein sequence is MQELHHEVSNMTLFQSIKILGEKTNKSYVILKVDDQQFKVGYANTLYCQLTGYNMTELLNQPYHSLFANDNTSKLSALEEKIRLGELTKVDISLNIKFGLPHIVDVIIIPVQFDLNSNLYTLLIFEEYSQSYLSQTLRGIEEKIYIALEQEKTLFKKLQIICDGLDAAFNYQTFPSIFIKENDTHQTIQMVMGQRFGLLEPYRIVQKVDREYYNKLINETESHVGNSIDAIQIHKLHQRIIETNKLTMSCIIPIKNHSNERIGIIVIYIDRLFPNNLNYREFIHKINDLISIAYIYEQKLKEISFLAYNDVPTGLPNRLRFTNRLEVLEQKQCYGFIHILVPGEFTEIVELYGREAGDELLEQLSKKIKMLQRTEEDYIGRYSSSKLILFTHHIEGEKKVDFEAILGKLVETPYVIQNNPVYITLKSGIAPVNEKISYKDSIRFAENTLSKAKKRAGNVVVYYQGEIDEQLSRNLIISSHLTEAVKNKEIEVYFQAKWNLKDDSINSIEALARWNSRALGFVSPMEFMSVAEKTGLVRDIDLQVIEQVLQWFKNRLANHKPVVPVAVNVSPEHFYHPSFVARLKELVDDYEVDSSNIIIEITENMSLVDLSKARQILQDLKNSGFRTSVDDFGMGYSALNYLQELSFSEMKIDRNFTMKLHDKGTYAIVKAILQIAQALNIETVAEGIETQEQARILQELGCDIGQGYLYYKPISIRDFEEQIEL, encoded by the coding sequence ATGCAGGAATTACATCATGAGGTAAGCAACATGACACTATTTCAGTCAATTAAAATCCTTGGCGAAAAAACAAATAAAAGTTATGTCATTCTTAAAGTGGATGATCAACAATTTAAAGTTGGATATGCCAATACTTTATATTGCCAGTTAACTGGATACAATATGACTGAACTATTAAATCAACCGTATCATTCATTATTCGCAAATGATAATACTAGCAAATTAAGTGCTCTTGAAGAGAAAATTCGTTTAGGTGAACTTACTAAAGTTGATATTTCTTTAAATATTAAATTCGGATTACCTCATATAGTCGATGTTATTATTATTCCTGTTCAATTTGATTTGAATAGCAATCTGTATACGTTATTAATATTTGAGGAATACTCACAAAGTTATCTTTCACAAACATTGCGGGGAATAGAAGAGAAAATTTATATTGCTCTTGAACAAGAAAAAACCTTATTTAAAAAACTACAAATAATATGTGATGGTCTAGATGCTGCATTTAACTACCAAACATTTCCTTCCATCTTTATAAAAGAAAATGACACGCATCAAACAATACAAATGGTTATGGGGCAAAGATTTGGACTGTTAGAACCATACCGAATTGTCCAAAAAGTGGATAGAGAATATTATAATAAATTAATTAATGAAACAGAGTCGCATGTAGGTAATAGTATTGATGCAATTCAAATACATAAGCTTCACCAACGAATTATAGAAACTAATAAACTAACAATGAGCTGCATCATACCTATTAAAAATCATTCGAATGAACGAATCGGTATAATAGTAATTTATATTGATCGTTTATTTCCGAATAATTTAAATTATCGTGAATTTATACATAAAATTAATGACCTGATTTCCATTGCGTATATTTATGAACAAAAGTTAAAGGAAATCTCCTTCCTCGCATATAATGATGTCCCGACAGGCTTACCTAACCGTCTTAGATTTACTAACAGACTTGAAGTATTGGAACAGAAACAATGCTATGGGTTCATACATATTTTAGTACCAGGTGAGTTTACAGAAATAGTAGAATTATACGGTCGTGAAGCTGGGGACGAGTTATTAGAACAGTTAAGTAAAAAAATAAAAATGCTCCAGCGAACTGAAGAAGATTATATTGGTCGTTACTCGAGTTCTAAACTTATTTTATTTACCCACCATATCGAGGGTGAAAAAAAGGTTGATTTTGAAGCGATACTGGGCAAATTAGTTGAAACACCATATGTTATACAAAATAATCCAGTTTATATCACCTTAAAAAGTGGAATTGCCCCAGTTAATGAAAAGATTAGCTATAAGGATTCGATTCGTTTCGCAGAAAATACACTATCAAAAGCGAAAAAACGAGCTGGGAATGTGGTTGTTTATTATCAGGGCGAAATAGATGAACAACTGAGTAGAAATTTGATAATAAGTAGTCATCTTACAGAAGCAGTAAAAAATAAAGAAATAGAAGTATATTTTCAAGCGAAATGGAATTTGAAGGACGATAGCATTAATAGTATTGAAGCTTTAGCTAGATGGAATTCAAGAGCATTAGGTTTCGTTTCACCAATGGAATTTATGTCAGTGGCTGAAAAGACGGGCCTTGTACGCGATATTGATTTGCAAGTAATTGAGCAAGTATTACAATGGTTTAAAAATCGATTGGCGAATCATAAACCTGTTGTCCCAGTAGCAGTGAATGTTTCACCCGAACATTTTTATCACCCAAGTTTTGTAGCCCGGTTAAAGGAATTAGTTGATGATTATGAAGTAGACTCAAGTAATATCATCATAGAAATTACAGAGAATATGAGCTTAGTAGACTTATCAAAAGCAAGACAGATATTACAAGATTTAAAAAATAGTGGTTTCAGAACGAGTGTTGATGATTTTGGAATGGGCTACTCCGCTCTCAATTATTTGCAAGAACTGTCATTTTCTGAAATGAAGATAGATCGTAATTTCACGATGAAATTACATGACAAAGGAACCTATGCCATTGTTAAAGCGATTCTACAAATTGCACAGGCTTTAAATATTGAAACGGTAGCAGAAGGAATTGAAACGCAAGAGCAAGCGCGTATTTTACAAGAACTTGGCTGTGATATCGGGCAAGGTTATTTGTACTATAAGCCGATTTCAATACGTGATTTTGAAGAACAGATAGAATTATAA
- the upp gene encoding uracil phosphoribosyltransferase gives MSKVYVFDHPLIQHKLTYIRDKNTGTKEFRELVDEVATLMAFEITRDMPLQEIDVETPIQVAKTKVLSGKKLAIVPILRAGLGMVEGVLKLIPAAKVGHVGLYRDPETLKPVEYYVKLPADVEEREFIVVDPMLATGGSAVEAIHSLKKRGAKNIKFMCLVAAPEGVEAIQKEHPDVDIFIAALDEGLNDHGYIVPGLGDAGDRLFGTK, from the coding sequence ATGAGCAAAGTTTATGTATTTGATCATCCGCTGATCCAGCACAAGTTAACTTATATTCGAGATAAAAATACTGGAACAAAAGAATTTAGAGAGCTAGTTGATGAAGTAGCAACACTAATGGCATTTGAAATTACGCGTGATATGCCACTTCAAGAAATCGATGTGGAAACACCAATTCAAGTCGCTAAAACAAAAGTACTATCTGGTAAAAAATTAGCAATTGTCCCTATCCTACGCGCAGGTCTTGGCATGGTCGAAGGGGTACTTAAATTAATTCCGGCTGCAAAAGTAGGACACGTTGGTTTATATCGTGATCCGGAAACATTGAAACCAGTAGAATATTATGTGAAATTACCAGCAGATGTGGAAGAACGTGAATTTATCGTTGTGGATCCGATGTTAGCAACGGGTGGTTCTGCTGTGGAAGCCATTCATTCATTGAAAAAGCGCGGTGCCAAAAACATTAAATTTATGTGTTTAGTAGCTGCTCCTGAAGGCGTAGAAGCTATCCAAAAAGAACATCCAGATGTAGATATTTTCATAGCAGCATTAGATGAAGGACTAAATGATCACGGTTACATTGTGCCAGGTTTAGGCGATGCTGGAGATCGTTTATTCGGTACGAAATAA
- the wecB gene encoding non-hydrolyzing UDP-N-acetylglucosamine 2-epimerase, with amino-acid sequence MSKKWKVMTIFGTRPEAIKMAPLVLELEKHPDKIESIVAVTAQHRQMLDQVLETFEITPNFDLNIMKDRQTLIDVTTNALKGLDAVMKEAKPDIVLVHGDTSTTFVGSLAAFYNQIAIGHVEAGLRTGNKYSPYPEEMNRQLTGVMADLHFAPTNQSKENLLKENKKPETIYVTGNTAIDALKTTVREQYSHPVLEKIGNDRMILLTAHRRENLGDPMRNMFRAIKRLLAEHDDLQVVYPVHLNPAVREVADEILGDDDRIHLIEPLEVLDFHNFASRSYMILTDSGGVQEEAPSLGKPVLVLRDTTERPEGIAAGTLKLAGTDEETIYSLAKELIEDQNAYNSMAHASNPYGDGQASRRIVEALINFFNKSK; translated from the coding sequence TTGAGTAAAAAGTGGAAAGTAATGACGATTTTTGGGACTAGACCGGAAGCAATTAAAATGGCTCCCCTTGTACTCGAACTTGAAAAACATCCTGACAAAATTGAGTCAATCGTAGCAGTTACCGCGCAACACCGCCAAATGCTTGACCAAGTATTAGAAACATTTGAAATTACACCAAATTTTGATTTAAACATCATGAAGGACCGTCAAACGTTAATTGATGTTACAACAAACGCCTTAAAAGGTCTGGATGCTGTAATGAAAGAAGCAAAGCCCGATATCGTCCTTGTGCATGGAGATACTTCCACAACGTTTGTAGGTAGTCTAGCTGCTTTCTACAATCAGATTGCCATTGGTCATGTTGAAGCAGGTTTAAGAACAGGCAATAAATACTCTCCATACCCAGAAGAAATGAATCGTCAACTAACAGGTGTAATGGCAGATTTACATTTTGCTCCTACAAATCAATCTAAAGAAAATCTATTAAAGGAAAATAAAAAACCTGAAACAATTTATGTTACAGGCAATACAGCAATTGATGCGTTAAAAACAACTGTACGTGAACAATACAGTCATCCTGTACTAGAAAAAATAGGGAACGACCGAATGATTTTACTGACTGCTCACAGACGTGAAAACTTAGGCGATCCAATGCGTAACATGTTCCGTGCAATTAAACGTTTACTTGCTGAGCATGATGACTTACAAGTAGTATATCCAGTTCATTTAAATCCTGCGGTTCGAGAAGTGGCCGATGAAATTTTAGGAGACGATGATCGAATTCATTTAATTGAACCATTAGAGGTGTTAGATTTCCATAACTTTGCTAGTCGATCATACATGATTTTAACCGATTCTGGTGGTGTTCAAGAAGAAGCGCCATCGTTAGGTAAACCGGTTCTTGTATTAAGAGATACAACAGAACGTCCAGAAGGAATAGCTGCAGGAACGTTAAAACTTGCAGGAACAGACGAAGAGACTATTTATTCTTTGGCTAAAGAACTAATTGAAGATCAAAATGCATATAACAGTATGGCACATGCATCGAACCCTTATGGAGATGGTCAAGCCTCACGAAGAATTGTGGAAGCGTTGATTAATTTCTTTAATAAAAGTAAATAA
- a CDS encoding ATP synthase subunit I, whose translation MLDLHHIFAMQKKALFFLLALCAIGWGFTPYGTMFLGLGIGAFFGTYNFWILVRRMDKFDRNMSEGKRTGSVGTALRFGSGVAAVAIAITLPEYFHLISTVIGLMIPYVFLIVGAIVYLVKNK comes from the coding sequence ATGCTAGATTTGCATCATATTTTCGCTATGCAGAAGAAAGCGTTATTTTTTTTGCTTGCTCTTTGTGCAATAGGTTGGGGATTTACACCTTACGGAACAATGTTCTTAGGACTAGGTATCGGTGCATTCTTTGGTACATATAACTTTTGGATATTAGTTCGACGGATGGACAAGTTTGATCGGAACATGAGCGAAGGCAAAAGAACGGGTTCAGTTGGAACTGCTTTACGCTTTGGTTCAGGTGTTGCAGCAGTAGCTATCGCGATTACGTTGCCAGAATATTTCCACTTAATTAGCACGGTAATAGGGCTAATGATTCCGTACGTATTCCTCATTGTAGGAGCTATCGTATATTTAGTTAAAAATAAGTAG
- the atpB gene encoding F0F1 ATP synthase subunit A — MSHGAPELTFGGFLTFNLSTVLTLLVTAIIVFIIAVVATRNLKLKPTGMQNFFEWIMDFVKGIINSNMDWKTGGRFHILGITLIMFIAVANLLGLPLGGVYINGELWWKSPTADPVVTMTLASMVMVLSAYYGIKMRGAKHYFGTFFQPMSFMFPLKIIEEFANTLTLGLRLYGNIYAGEILLGLLGGLAGASIFGFVGAIIPMMAWQGFSIFIGFIQAFIFTMLTMVYISHKVSADH, encoded by the coding sequence ATGAGTCATGGTGCTCCAGAGCTTACGTTTGGCGGTTTTTTAACTTTTAACTTATCTACAGTTTTAACATTATTGGTTACAGCGATTATCGTATTTATTATCGCAGTTGTTGCTACTCGTAACTTGAAGTTGAAACCAACAGGTATGCAAAACTTCTTTGAATGGATTATGGATTTCGTTAAAGGAATCATTAATAGTAACATGGATTGGAAAACAGGTGGTCGTTTCCACATATTAGGGATTACGCTCATCATGTTTATCGCAGTTGCTAACCTTTTAGGGTTACCACTCGGAGGAGTATACATTAACGGTGAACTATGGTGGAAATCACCAACAGCTGACCCGGTCGTTACAATGACGTTAGCATCTATGGTAATGGTACTGTCAGCTTACTACGGTATTAAAATGCGTGGTGCAAAACATTATTTCGGAACATTCTTCCAACCAATGTCATTTATGTTCCCGCTAAAAATTATCGAAGAGTTTGCAAATACGTTAACATTAGGTTTGCGTCTTTACGGTAACATTTACGCTGGTGAAATCTTACTAGGCTTACTTGGTGGTTTAGCAGGTGCAAGTATATTTGGTTTCGTCGGTGCAATTATCCCAATGATGGCATGGCAAGGATTCTCGATCTTTATCGGCTTTATCCAAGCATTCATCTTTACAATGTTAACAATGGTTTATATTTCACACAAAGTGAGTGCAGACCATTAA
- the atpE gene encoding F0F1 ATP synthase subunit C: protein MVGSVGLLAAAIAIGLAALGAGIGNGMIVSRTVEGIARQPEARGVLQTTMFIGVALVEALPIIAVVVAFIVMNQ, encoded by the coding sequence ATGGTAGGTTCAGTAGGTTTATTAGCAGCGGCAATCGCAATCGGTTTAGCAGCACTAGGTGCAGGTATTGGTAATGGTATGATCGTTTCTCGTACAGTAGAAGGTATTGCTCGTCAACCAGAAGCACGTGGCGTACTTCAAACAACTATGTTCATCGGGGTTGCGTTAGTAGAAGCATTACCGATCATCGCAGTAGTAGTAGCATTCATCGTAATGAACCAATAA
- the atpF gene encoding F0F1 ATP synthase subunit B — translation MAQEALEGSETIVVLGNFVLNAGDVHFNGGDILATVIIFAILMILLKKFAWGPLMGIMQQREELVASEIDAAENARKEAAQALEEQKALLKEARTEAQTIIESAKKQGDVQREEIISAARAEANRLKESAVREIETEKEKAIQAVREEVVSLSVLAASKVLGKEISEADNSALIKETIAKAGEAK, via the coding sequence ATGGCGCAAGAAGCTCTTGAAGGGAGTGAAACAATCGTGGTTTTAGGTAATTTTGTACTAAATGCGGGTGACGTCCATTTTAATGGTGGTGACATTTTAGCAACAGTCATCATTTTCGCAATCTTAATGATCCTTCTTAAAAAATTCGCTTGGGGTCCATTAATGGGCATTATGCAACAACGTGAAGAGTTAGTTGCTAGCGAAATCGATGCAGCAGAAAACGCTCGCAAAGAAGCAGCTCAAGCTTTAGAAGAACAAAAGGCTTTATTAAAAGAAGCTCGCACTGAAGCTCAAACTATTATTGAGAGTGCGAAAAAACAAGGTGACGTTCAACGTGAAGAAATCATTTCAGCAGCTCGTGCGGAAGCAAACCGCTTAAAAGAATCTGCTGTTCGTGAAATCGAAACAGAAAAAGAAAAAGCAATCCAAGCTGTACGTGAAGAAGTCGTTTCACTATCAGTTCTTGCTGCATCTAAAGTTCTTGGTAAAGAAATTTCTGAAGCGGACAATAGCGCACTAATTAAAGAAACGATTGCGAAGGCGGGCGAAGCGAAATGA
- a CDS encoding F0F1 ATP synthase subunit delta: MSRSQVANRYAEALFQLAVEKKVLTEVSNDLSELVKVLETNTELVSLLANPKFSIQRKQQIVSEIFSKANELVVNTLELLIEKKRVNEIANLAEEFALLAAASQGYADAKVYSTRALTEDELNEISSAFANRVGKEKLNITNEIDPSLLGGVRVQIGNYIFDNTVASKLEGLKRTLVG, translated from the coding sequence ATGAGTAGATCGCAAGTAGCAAATCGTTACGCAGAAGCTTTGTTTCAATTAGCTGTTGAAAAAAAGGTACTTACTGAAGTAAGTAATGATCTTTCGGAATTAGTAAAAGTACTTGAAACAAATACAGAACTTGTTTCATTACTTGCTAATCCAAAGTTTTCTATACAGCGAAAGCAACAAATCGTATCTGAAATTTTCTCAAAAGCTAATGAGCTAGTTGTGAACACTCTTGAACTTCTTATTGAAAAGAAAAGAGTTAACGAAATTGCAAATTTAGCTGAAGAGTTTGCTCTATTAGCAGCAGCTTCTCAAGGATATGCTGACGCAAAAGTTTACTCAACTCGTGCACTAACTGAAGACGAATTAAATGAAATCTCTTCTGCTTTTGCAAACCGTGTTGGTAAAGAAAAACTAAACATTACAAACGAAATCGATCCTTCACTTTTAGGGGGAGTACGAGTTCAAATCGGTAACTACATTTTTGATAACACTGTAGCTAGTAAGCTAGAGGGTTTAAAACGTACGTTAGTCGGTTAA
- the atpA gene encoding F0F1 ATP synthase subunit alpha: MGIKAEEISVLIKKQIENYQSELEVSEVGTVITVGDGIARAHGLDNVMAGELLEFSNGVMGMAQNLEEGNVGIIILGNYLGIKEGDEVRRTGRIMEVPVGEELIGRVVNPLGQPVDGQGPINTTKTRPIESPAFGVMARKSVHEPLQTGIKAIDALVPIGRGQRELIIGDRQVGKTSVAIDTILNQADQDMICIYVAIGQKESTVRGVVETLRKHGALDYSIVVTASASQPAPLLYLAPYAGVSMAEEFMLQGKHVLIVYDDLSKQAAAYRELSLLLRRPPGREAYPGDVFYLHSRLLERAAKLNETYQNGSITALPFVETQAGDISAYIPTNVISITDGQIFLQSDLFHSGVRPAINAGLSVSRVGGSAQIKAMKKVAGTLRLDLAAYRELEAFAQFGSDLDKATLAKLERGKRTVEVLKQDLNKPIKVEKQVTILYALTRGFLDDIPVQDITRFEAELYSWLEVNHTNVLDHIRTTKELPSDEEMANALNEFKKTFAKSE; encoded by the coding sequence ATGGGCATCAAGGCTGAAGAAATCAGCGTGCTGATAAAAAAGCAGATTGAAAATTACCAATCTGAATTAGAAGTAAGCGAAGTTGGTACAGTTATCACTGTCGGTGACGGTATCGCTCGTGCTCATGGCCTCGACAACGTCATGGCTGGAGAATTATTAGAATTCTCTAATGGTGTAATGGGTATGGCACAAAACTTAGAAGAAGGTAACGTTGGTATCATTATTCTAGGTAACTACCTAGGCATCAAAGAAGGCGATGAAGTTCGTCGTACAGGTCGTATCATGGAAGTACCAGTTGGTGAAGAACTAATTGGTCGCGTTGTTAACCCACTAGGTCAACCAGTGGATGGACAAGGCCCTATCAATACAACAAAAACTCGTCCTATCGAAAGTCCAGCTTTCGGTGTTATGGCTCGTAAATCAGTACACGAACCATTACAAACGGGTATTAAAGCGATTGACGCATTAGTTCCAATCGGTCGTGGTCAACGTGAGTTAATCATCGGTGACCGTCAAGTTGGTAAAACTTCTGTAGCAATCGATACAATTCTTAACCAAGCAGACCAAGATATGATTTGTATCTATGTTGCAATTGGTCAAAAAGAATCTACAGTACGTGGCGTAGTTGAAACTCTTCGTAAACACGGAGCTTTAGATTACTCAATCGTTGTAACTGCATCTGCATCTCAACCAGCTCCATTATTATACTTAGCTCCTTATGCTGGTGTATCTATGGCTGAAGAGTTCATGTTACAAGGTAAACACGTATTAATCGTATACGATGATTTATCTAAACAGGCAGCAGCTTACCGTGAGCTTTCATTATTATTACGTCGTCCTCCAGGTCGTGAAGCTTACCCTGGTGACGTATTCTACTTACACAGTCGTCTATTAGAACGTGCTGCTAAGTTAAATGAAACTTACCAAAATGGTTCTATTACAGCTCTTCCATTCGTTGAGACACAAGCTGGGGATATCTCTGCATACATCCCAACAAACGTAATCTCAATCACTGATGGACAAATTTTCTTACAATCTGACTTATTCCACTCAGGTGTACGTCCTGCGATCAACGCCGGATTATCAGTATCACGTGTAGGTGGATCTGCTCAAATTAAAGCGATGAAAAAAGTTGCAGGTACACTACGTCTTGACTTAGCTGCTTACCGTGAACTAGAAGCATTCGCTCAGTTTGGTTCAGATTTAGATAAAGCGACTCTTGCTAAACTTGAACGTGGTAAACGTACGGTTGAAGTTCTTAAACAAGATCTTAATAAACCAATCAAAGTTGAAAAGCAAGTAACAATTCTTTATGCATTAACTCGTGGATTCTTAGATGATATCCCTGTACAAGATATCACTCGTTTTGAAGCTGAACTATACAGCTGGTTAGAAGTTAACCACACAAACGTTTTAGATCATATCCGCACTACAAAAGAACTTCCATCTGATGAAGAAATGGCAAATGCACTTAACGAATTCAAAAAGACTTTCGCTAAATCAGAATAA
- the atpG gene encoding ATP synthase F1 subunit gamma, with protein MANLREIKTRINSTKKTKAMTKAMQMVSASKKTRAEQNAKSYVPYMEKVQDVVAAIASGTTDASHPMLTSRTVKKTGYIIITSDRGLAGAYNSSIIRSLVNTLNERHKSKDEYVIVAIGRVGRDYFVKRDYNVVDSVIGLPDQPTFSDVKAIARKAVGMFAEGTYDELYMYYNHYISVISQEVTEKKVLPITDLAPATEGLSASYEFDPSPDAILEVLLPQYAESLIYGAILDGKASEHAARMTAMKAATDNASELIKTLDLVYNRARQAAITQEITEIVGGAAALE; from the coding sequence GTGGCAAACTTACGTGAGATCAAAACTCGTATTAACTCTACGAAGAAAACGAAAGCAATGACAAAAGCGATGCAAATGGTTTCTGCTTCAAAGAAAACACGTGCGGAGCAAAACGCTAAAAGTTACGTTCCTTATATGGAGAAAGTGCAAGATGTTGTAGCGGCAATCGCTTCAGGTACAACAGATGCCTCTCATCCAATGTTAACTTCACGTACTGTTAAGAAAACAGGTTATATTATAATTACTTCTGACCGTGGACTTGCAGGTGCTTACAACTCAAGTATTATTCGTAGTTTAGTTAATACGTTAAATGAACGTCATAAGTCAAAAGACGAATATGTAATTGTAGCAATAGGTCGAGTTGGTAGAGATTACTTTGTTAAACGTGATTACAACGTTGTGGATAGTGTAATCGGCCTTCCTGATCAACCTACATTCTCAGACGTAAAAGCAATCGCTCGTAAAGCTGTTGGTATGTTCGCTGAAGGTACATATGATGAACTTTATATGTACTATAACCACTATATCAGTGTTATTTCACAAGAAGTTACTGAGAAAAAGGTATTACCAATTACAGATTTAGCACCAGCTACTGAAGGCTTATCTGCTTCTTATGAATTTGATCCAAGTCCGGATGCAATTTTAGAAGTTTTATTACCTCAGTATGCAGAGAGCTTAATCTATGGTGCAATCTTAGATGGTAAAGCTAGTGAACATGCTGCTCGTATGACAGCGATGAAAGCTGCAACAGACAACGCAAGCGAATTAATTAAAACATTAGATCTTGTATATAACCGTGCGCGTCAAGCTGCGATTACACAAGAAATTACAGAAATCGTTGGTGGAGCTGCAGCCTTAGAATAG
- the atpD gene encoding F0F1 ATP synthase subunit beta, protein MNIGHVIQVMGPVVDVKFSNGQLPAIYNALTVKIERPNEEADYLTLEVALHLGDDSVRTIAMSSTDGLQRGAEVTDSGNPISVPVGDVTLGRVFNVLGEVIDLGEEISKDARRDSIHREAPKYEDLTTEVQILETGIKVVDLLAPYIKGGKVGLFGGAGVGKTVLIQELINNIAQGHGGISVFAGVGERTREGNDLFHEMSDSGVISKTSMVFGQMNEPPGARMRVALTGLTMAEYFRDEQGQDVLLFIDNIFRFTQAGSEVSALLGRMPSAVGYQPTLATEMGNLQERITSTNKGSVTSIQAIYVPADDYTDPAPATTFAHLDSTTNLERKLSEMGIYPAVDPLASTSRGLSPEIVGEEHYAVARGVQTTLQRYRELQDIIAILGMDELSDEDKKTVERARRIQFFLSQNFHVAEQFTGQPGSYVHVKDTVRSFKEILEGKYDHLPEDAFRLVGSIEEVIEKAKAMGVEV, encoded by the coding sequence ATGAACATAGGACACGTTATCCAAGTAATGGGTCCAGTTGTTGACGTAAAATTCAGCAACGGTCAATTACCAGCAATCTATAACGCATTAACAGTTAAGATTGAACGTCCAAATGAAGAAGCTGATTATCTAACTTTAGAAGTAGCACTTCATTTAGGTGACGACTCTGTTCGCACAATCGCCATGTCATCTACTGACGGCTTACAACGTGGAGCAGAAGTTACTGATTCAGGAAATCCAATCTCTGTACCAGTTGGTGACGTAACTTTAGGACGTGTATTCAACGTACTAGGTGAAGTAATCGACTTAGGAGAAGAAATTTCAAAAGATGCTCGTCGTGATTCAATTCACCGCGAAGCTCCAAAATATGAGGACTTAACTACAGAAGTTCAAATCCTTGAAACAGGTATTAAAGTAGTAGACTTATTAGCTCCATATATTAAAGGTGGTAAAGTAGGTCTATTCGGTGGTGCCGGTGTAGGTAAAACTGTATTAATCCAAGAATTAATTAACAACATCGCTCAAGGTCACGGTGGTATCTCCGTATTCGCTGGTGTAGGTGAACGTACTCGTGAAGGTAACGACTTATTCCACGAAATGAGCGATTCTGGCGTTATTAGCAAAACATCAATGGTATTCGGTCAAATGAATGAGCCACCTGGTGCACGTATGCGTGTAGCTTTAACTGGTCTTACAATGGCTGAATATTTCCGTGATGAACAAGGTCAAGACGTACTTTTATTCATCGACAATATCTTCCGTTTCACTCAAGCAGGTTCTGAGGTATCAGCGTTATTAGGTCGTATGCCTTCTGCCGTTGGTTACCAACCAACTCTTGCAACTGAAATGGGTAACTTACAAGAACGTATTACATCTACAAACAAAGGTTCTGTTACATCAATCCAAGCGATTTATGTACCAGCCGATGACTATACTGACCCAGCTCCAGCTACAACTTTCGCTCACTTAGACTCTACAACTAACTTAGAACGTAAGTTATCAGAAATGGGTATCTATCCTGCGGTGGATCCACTTGCATCAACTTCTCGTGGTTTATCACCTGAAATCGTTGGTGAAGAACATTATGCAGTAGCACGTGGTGTACAAACTACATTACAACGCTACCGTGAATTACAAGATATCATCGCGATCTTAGGTATGGATGAATTATCTGATGAAGATAAAAAGACAGTTGAACGCGCTCGTCGTATTCAATTCTTCTTATCTCAAAACTTCCACGTTGCGGAACAATTCACTGGTCAACCAGGTTCATATGTACACGTAAAAGATACTGTACGTAGCTTCAAAGAAATTCTTGAAGGTAAATATGACCACTTACCAGAAGATGCTTTCCGTTTAGTTGGTAGCATTGAAGAAGTAATTGAAAAAGCTAAAGCAATGGGCGTAGAGGTATAA
- a CDS encoding F0F1 ATP synthase subunit epsilon, which yields MKTVQVNIVTPDGPVYDSEVTMVIAKTVSGEIGVLPGHIPMVAPLSIGGVELKRDGGKSEFVAVSGGFIEVRPEKVSILAPSAEVASSIDLARAQESKARAEQRLQSKNDEIDFQRAELALKRAINRINVHEGNV from the coding sequence ATGAAGACAGTTCAAGTCAATATTGTCACTCCCGACGGCCCAGTGTACGATTCTGAAGTCACAATGGTAATCGCTAAAACTGTTTCTGGTGAAATTGGGGTTCTTCCTGGCCACATTCCTATGGTCGCTCCACTATCAATTGGCGGAGTTGAACTAAAAAGAGACGGCGGCAAAAGTGAATTTGTTGCTGTAAGTGGTGGTTTCATCGAAGTACGTCCTGAGAAAGTATCAATTTTAGCTCCTTCAGCTGAAGTGGCATCTTCAATTGATCTTGCTCGTGCACAAGAATCAAAAGCTCGTGCTGAACAACGACTTCAATCTAAAAATGATGAAATCGATTTCCAACGTGCTGAATTAGCATTGAAACGTGCAATTAATCGTATCAACGTTCATGAGGGTAATGTGTAA